The Immundisolibacter sp. DNA window CACCCGACCCGCCGGCTACTGGCCGGCGACCGCAGCCCAGCCATGCTGGAGATTGCGCGTGGCGGCGCCCAACCGGCGGTATTGAGCCGCGTCGAGTCGCTGCTGCCGCTGGACGCGTTCCGGCTGAGTCTGCCCGACGATGCCGTGGAGCACGTCCTGTGCATGCGGCTGTTGCACCACATCGAGAGCGCCGCCGATCGGCTGCGTATCCTGGCCGAGATTCACCGGGTAGGGCGCCTTGGTGCCACCGTCAGCCTGTGGGTGGACGGCAATATCCAGTCCCGCCGCCGAAACCGTCAGGACACGCAGCGAACGCGCGCCAACATCAACCGGCTGGTAGTGCCGCGCGCCACTATCGAAGCAGAATTCGCCCAGGTGGGCTTTCGCGTTCGCCGACGCCTGGATGTATGCCCGGGTCTATCCATGTGGCGCCTGTATCTACTGGACAAGGCCTGAGGCCAGAGGCCGACGACAAACAGCTGCGAAGCTTTCGGCCGGCCCAACCGGTCTGTGGGCTTGCCGAGCGCGCCCACACTTCATACCTCGCGAGCAGAATCGGCGAATCCCTTGCTACAGTCCCGGCGCCGGTGGACGATTACCCGCAGACACTGTGCGGGACGTTGGTCCCCGACTTCGCGAGGATTCATGCATGGCCCGCCTGATAGGTTTTTTGCTCACCGTGCTGGCGTTGCTGCTGGTCGGTTTCTTTCTCATCTACAACCACCTGGTCACATTGCGCAACCGCTACCGCAATGCCTACGCGCAAATCGACGTACAGCTGCTGCGCCGCCATGACCTGGTGCCCAACCTGGTTGAAACGGCACGCTCCTATCTACAGCACGAACGGGCCACGCTGGAAGCAGTGATTGCCGCCCGCTCGGCCGCGGTCGGGGCCAGCCAGCACGCCTCGGCGCAGCCCGGCAGTGCCGCGGCCATGGCCGCCCTGGGCCAGGCCGAAGCCACGCTCGGTGGCGCG harbors:
- a CDS encoding LemA family protein, with the translated sequence MARLIGFLLTVLALLLVGFFLIYNHLVTLRNRYRNAYAQIDVQLLRRHDLVPNLVETARSYLQHERATLEAVIAARSAAVGASQHASAQPGSAAAMAALGQAEATLGGALGRLLAVVEQYPDLKADATMARLSEELASTENRLAFARQAYNDAVMSYNTALELFPNVIVAGSMGFRGAGFFELDDTTVRALPQVSL
- a CDS encoding class I SAM-dependent methyltransferase — encoded protein: MTQSLLPQLPFSDKYDLAHAHAYQKKHHTGLRRRLTTWRETQLACRALKLAGNPESVLDMPCGAGRFWPMLAAHPTRRLLAGDRSPAMLEIARGGAQPAVLSRVESLLPLDAFRLSLPDDAVEHVLCMRLLHHIESAADRLRILAEIHRVGRLGATVSLWVDGNIQSRRRNRQDTQRTRANINRLVVPRATIEAEFAQVGFRVRRRLDVCPGLSMWRLYLLDKA